Proteins encoded by one window of Streptococcus sanguinis:
- the trpB gene encoding tryptophan synthase subunit beta, with protein sequence MAYNQPNQEGFYGEFGGRFVPETLMTAVLELDKAYRESKKDPAFQAELDELLKQYVGRENPLYFAKNLTAYAGGAKIYLKREDLNHTGAHKINNALGQVLLAKRMGKKKIIAETGAGQHGVATATAAALFNMDCTIYMGEEDVKRQALNVFRMELLGAKVESVTDGSRVLKDAVNAALRAWVAQVDDTHYIMGSALGPHPFPEIVRDYQSVIGREAKRQFAEQNAGALPDALVACVGGGSNAIGLFYPFVDDSSVAMYGTEAAGRGVDTDEHAATLTKGRPGVLHGALMDVLQDEQGQILEAFSISAGLDYPGIGPEHSHFNAIQRATYVPVTDEEALEAFQLLSRIEGIIPALESSHAIAYAVKLAKELGPDKSMIVCLSGRGDKDVVQVKERLEKEAAQKGGAHD encoded by the coding sequence ATGGCATATAATCAACCCAATCAAGAAGGATTTTACGGTGAGTTTGGTGGGCGCTTTGTTCCTGAAACGCTGATGACAGCAGTTTTGGAGCTAGACAAAGCCTACCGTGAGAGTAAAAAAGACCCAGCCTTTCAGGCTGAGCTGGACGAGTTGCTAAAGCAGTATGTAGGGCGAGAAAATCCTCTCTATTTTGCTAAAAATCTGACAGCCTATGCTGGCGGTGCTAAGATTTATCTGAAGCGGGAAGACCTCAACCATACCGGGGCACATAAAATCAATAATGCCCTAGGTCAGGTCCTATTAGCCAAGCGAATGGGCAAGAAGAAAATTATTGCGGAGACTGGTGCGGGCCAGCACGGAGTAGCCACCGCCACAGCTGCAGCCCTTTTCAACATGGACTGCACTATCTATATGGGCGAAGAAGATGTCAAGCGCCAAGCACTCAATGTCTTTCGAATGGAACTTCTGGGAGCCAAGGTAGAGTCTGTGACCGATGGCTCTCGAGTCCTCAAGGATGCAGTCAATGCTGCCTTGCGAGCTTGGGTGGCTCAGGTCGATGATACTCACTATATTATGGGCTCAGCCTTGGGGCCCCATCCCTTCCCAGAGATTGTCCGCGACTATCAGAGTGTGATTGGACGTGAGGCCAAGCGTCAGTTTGCTGAGCAAAATGCAGGTGCCTTACCCGATGCTTTAGTCGCCTGCGTTGGCGGTGGTTCCAATGCTATTGGGCTCTTTTATCCCTTTGTAGACGATAGCTCAGTTGCTATGTATGGAACAGAAGCAGCTGGGCGGGGCGTGGATACAGATGAACATGCTGCGACCTTAACCAAGGGCCGCCCGGGGGTTTTACACGGTGCCTTGATGGATGTCTTGCAGGATGAGCAAGGGCAGATTCTGGAAGCTTTCTCTATCTCTGCCGGGTTGGACTATCCAGGCATCGGTCCCGAACATTCTCATTTTAACGCTATCCAGCGCGCCACTTATGTTCCAGTAACGGATGAAGAAGCCTTGGAAGCCTTTCAGCTCCTGTCTCGTATCGAAGGGATTATCCCTGCTCTAGAGTCTAGCCACGCTATTGCTTACGCAGTTAAGCTGGCTAAGGAGTTGGGACCAGATAAATCAATGATTGTCTGCCTATCCGGCCGTGGTGACAAGGATGTCGTTCAGGTAAAAGAACGCTTGGAAAAAGAAGCGGCTCAAAAAGGAGGTGCCCATGACTAA
- the trpB gene encoding tryptophan synthase subunit beta, protein MTETKGYFGQFGGSFVPEPIQALLDELEATFEKYKDDPEFLNEYRHYLADYSGRETPLYYAESLTQHLGGAKIYLKREDLNHLGSHKLNNVLGQILLAKRMGKTRVIAETGAGQHGVATAAAAAKFGMKCDVYMGAEDVERQRLNVFRMEMMGATVHAVETGTKTLKDAVDAAFGAWMNDLEAFYVLGSAVGPHPYPTIVHEFQKVISEESRRQILDKEGRLPDYVIACVGGGSNAIGAFSQYVADEEVKLVGVEAAGRGLDTDQHAATMTKGSVGVVDGMKTYAVFAEDGQVAPVYSISAGLDYPGVGPEHAFFKDSGRVEYVAATDDEAVDALLLLTQKEGILPAIESSHAIAEAIKRAPQLSSDQIIIINVSGRGDKDVAAIADYLEKRK, encoded by the coding sequence ATGACAGAAACTAAAGGATATTTTGGACAATTCGGCGGCTCCTTTGTACCGGAGCCTATCCAAGCCTTGCTGGATGAATTGGAAGCGACTTTTGAGAAGTATAAGGATGATCCAGAATTTTTAAATGAATACCGACATTATTTGGCGGATTATTCAGGTCGGGAAACCCCGCTCTACTATGCAGAAAGTCTGACCCAGCATCTGGGTGGAGCTAAGATTTATCTGAAGCGGGAAGATCTCAATCATCTGGGATCCCATAAGCTCAATAATGTTTTGGGGCAGATTCTTCTAGCTAAGCGCATGGGCAAGACCCGAGTCATCGCTGAAACTGGAGCTGGCCAACATGGTGTGGCAACTGCGGCAGCAGCAGCTAAGTTTGGTATGAAGTGCGATGTTTACATGGGTGCAGAGGATGTAGAGCGCCAGCGCCTCAATGTTTTCCGTATGGAAATGATGGGAGCGACTGTTCACGCTGTGGAAACAGGAACCAAAACCCTCAAGGATGCAGTGGATGCAGCCTTTGGAGCTTGGATGAACGATTTGGAAGCCTTTTATGTCTTGGGCTCAGCTGTCGGTCCTCACCCCTATCCGACGATTGTCCATGAGTTCCAAAAGGTGATTAGTGAAGAATCTCGCCGTCAGATTTTGGACAAGGAAGGTCGTTTGCCAGACTATGTCATTGCCTGTGTAGGTGGTGGATCTAATGCTATCGGCGCCTTCTCCCAGTATGTGGCGGATGAAGAAGTCAAGCTGGTTGGTGTTGAAGCAGCTGGACGGGGTCTTGATACAGACCAGCATGCGGCGACCATGACCAAGGGAAGCGTCGGAGTAGTGGATGGTATGAAGACCTACGCTGTCTTTGCTGAAGATGGTCAGGTGGCACCGGTTTACTCCATTTCAGCAGGCTTGGACTATCCTGGAGTTGGTCCCGAACATGCTTTCTTTAAAGATTCCGGTCGAGTAGAATACGTGGCCGCGACAGATGATGAAGCTGTGGATGCCTTGCTTCTATTGACACAAAAGGAAGGAATTTTGCCGGCGATCGAAAGCTCTCACGCCATTGCTGAAGCCATCAAGCGAGCTCCGCAACTGTCATCTGACCAAATCATCATTATCAATGTATCTGGTCGTGGAGACAAGGACGTGGCAGCCATTGCCGACTATCTAGAAAAACGAAAATAA
- the rlmN gene encoding 23S rRNA (adenine(2503)-C(2))-methyltransferase RlmN, which translates to MKPSIYSLTRQEMIEWAEAQGEKKFRASQIWEWLYRKRVQSFEEMTNLSKDLIARLNDQFVVNPLKQRIVQESADGTVKYLFELPDGMLIETVLMRQHYGLSVCVTTQVGCNIGCTFCASGLIKKQRDLNNGEIVAQIMLVQKYFDERGQDERVSHIVVMGIGEPFDNYDNVLKFVRTVNDDKGLAIGARHITVSTSGLAHKIRDFANEGVQVNLAVSLHAPNNDLRTSIMRINRSFPIEKLFAAIEYYIETTNRRVTFEYIMLNEVNDGVEQAKELAELLKNIKKLSYVNLIPYNPVSEHDQYSRSPKERVMAFYDTLKKTGVNCVVRQEHGTDIDAACGQLRSNTMKRDREKALVENVQP; encoded by the coding sequence ATGAAACCATCTATTTATAGCTTAACGCGTCAGGAAATGATTGAATGGGCGGAAGCTCAGGGAGAAAAGAAATTTCGTGCCTCCCAGATTTGGGAGTGGCTCTACCGCAAACGGGTTCAGTCTTTTGAAGAGATGACCAATCTATCCAAGGACTTGATTGCCAGGCTAAATGATCAGTTTGTCGTCAATCCGCTTAAACAGCGCATTGTTCAGGAGTCGGCTGACGGTACGGTCAAGTACCTCTTTGAGCTGCCGGATGGTATGCTGATTGAGACGGTGCTCATGCGCCAGCACTATGGACTTTCAGTCTGTGTGACTACCCAAGTTGGCTGCAATATCGGCTGCACCTTCTGTGCCTCCGGCTTGATTAAAAAGCAACGCGACCTCAATAACGGTGAGATTGTAGCTCAGATTATGCTGGTTCAGAAGTATTTTGACGAGCGTGGTCAGGATGAGCGGGTCAGCCACATCGTAGTTATGGGAATTGGTGAGCCATTTGACAACTATGACAATGTGCTCAAGTTTGTCCGGACGGTCAATGATGACAAAGGTTTAGCTATCGGTGCCCGCCATATCACGGTTTCGACATCAGGTCTGGCTCATAAGATTCGTGACTTTGCCAATGAAGGTGTGCAGGTTAATCTCGCTGTATCCCTCCATGCCCCGAATAATGATTTACGGACCAGCATCATGCGGATTAACCGGTCCTTCCCTATCGAAAAGCTTTTTGCGGCTATCGAATACTATATTGAGACGACCAACCGTCGTGTGACCTTTGAGTACATCATGCTCAATGAAGTCAATGATGGGGTAGAGCAGGCCAAGGAACTGGCTGAGCTGCTCAAGAACATTAAGAAACTGTCTTATGTCAATCTCATTCCTTACAACCCCGTTAGCGAGCATGACCAATACAGCCGCAGTCCCAAAGAGCGCGTGATGGCCTTCTACGATACCCTCAAGAAAACCGGAGTCAACTGTGTGGTCCGTCAGGAACATGGTACGGATATTGATGCAGCCTGCGGCCAGCTGCGTTCTAATACCATGAAGCGTGATCGCGAGAAAGCATTGGTAGAAAATGTTCAGCCTTAA
- a CDS encoding YutD family protein, translating to MRKDISPELYNYNKFPGPEFKQIDSKIVAEKFEFELIENYKEGFDLTAFHQRFSEILTKFDYIVGDWGNEQLRLRGFYKDERANESDEKISRLEDYLLEYCSYGCAYFVLENPNPQRASFDKKSHGKKESEGRSKRSRSSRSGSNRNRRSERDRDSRSKRDNKRSRNNSQQDRQKNPKDSNRHFVIRQNKGEK from the coding sequence ATGCGTAAAGATATTTCACCTGAATTGTATAATTATAATAAATTCCCAGGACCGGAGTTTAAACAGATTGATAGCAAAATTGTTGCAGAAAAATTCGAGTTTGAATTGATTGAGAACTATAAGGAAGGCTTTGACTTAACGGCCTTTCATCAGCGCTTTTCAGAAATTCTCACCAAGTTTGACTATATTGTCGGTGACTGGGGCAACGAGCAGCTGCGCCTGCGCGGTTTTTACAAGGACGAGCGGGCTAATGAAAGCGATGAGAAGATTAGCCGCTTAGAAGACTACTTGCTGGAGTACTGCAGCTACGGCTGTGCTTATTTTGTTTTGGAAAATCCAAATCCCCAGCGCGCTTCTTTTGATAAAAAATCGCATGGCAAGAAAGAGTCAGAAGGTCGGTCAAAACGTTCTCGCAGCAGCCGTTCGGGGAGTAACCGCAATCGCAGAAGCGAGCGAGACCGAGACAGCCGCTCTAAAAGAGACAATAAGCGCTCTCGCAACAATTCCCAGCAAGATAGGCAGAAAAATCCCAAAGACAGCAATCGCCATTTTGTGATTCGTCAGAATAAAGGAGAAAAATGA
- the coaD gene encoding pantetheine-phosphate adenylyltransferase: MSDKIGLFTGSFDPMTKGHVDLIERASRLFDKLYVGIFYNREKSGFFTIESRERMVKEALQHLDNVEVITSQNELAVTVARRLGTQAFVRGLRNSQDLDYEANMNFFNQELAGEMETIFLLSKPVYQHISSSRIRELIAFQQDIAAYVPQSVIKELERINNEKN, from the coding sequence ATGTCAGATAAAATAGGACTATTCACAGGGTCTTTTGACCCGATGACCAAGGGCCATGTGGACCTGATTGAGCGGGCCAGCAGGCTCTTTGATAAGCTCTATGTAGGGATTTTCTATAACCGGGAAAAGTCAGGTTTTTTTACAATTGAGTCCAGAGAGCGGATGGTCAAAGAAGCTCTGCAGCATTTGGATAATGTCGAGGTAATCACTTCTCAGAATGAGCTAGCAGTGACAGTGGCCAGAAGACTAGGAACCCAAGCCTTTGTGCGCGGTCTCCGTAACAGTCAAGATCTAGACTATGAAGCCAATATGAACTTTTTCAATCAGGAATTGGCAGGAGAAATGGAGACGATTTTCTTGCTCAGCAAACCAGTCTATCAGCATATCAGTTCATCACGTATTCGTGAGCTGATTGCTTTTCAGCAGGATATCGCGGCCTATGTGCCCCAAAGTGTAATCAAAGAATTAGAAAGAATCAACAATGAAAAGAATTAA
- a CDS encoding aminodeoxychorismate/anthranilate synthase component II, giving the protein MILLIDNYDSFTYNLAQYIGNFAEVKVLRNDDAGLYQAAEEADALVLSPGPGWPADAGRMEELIRDFTGKKPILGICLGHQAIAEVFGGKLGLAPKVMHGKQSILRFEGKSPIYQGIEAGQPVMRYHSILIEEMPEDFEVTARAADDNSIMAIQHKSLPIYGFQYHPESIGTPDGLSSIKNFIDLVK; this is encoded by the coding sequence ATGATTTTATTGATTGATAATTATGATTCTTTTACTTATAATCTAGCCCAGTATATCGGCAATTTTGCAGAAGTTAAGGTCTTGCGTAATGATGATGCAGGACTTTATCAAGCGGCAGAAGAAGCAGATGCTTTGGTTCTGTCTCCAGGTCCAGGCTGGCCAGCAGATGCAGGACGGATGGAAGAGCTTATCCGCGATTTTACTGGTAAAAAGCCGATTTTGGGGATTTGCTTGGGGCACCAAGCCATTGCAGAAGTATTTGGCGGAAAGCTAGGTTTGGCTCCCAAAGTCATGCACGGCAAGCAAAGTATTCTGCGCTTTGAGGGGAAATCTCCAATTTATCAAGGAATAGAGGCTGGGCAGCCGGTCATGCGCTATCATTCGATTTTGATTGAGGAGATGCCAGAGGACTTTGAAGTGACGGCTCGGGCAGCTGATGATAACTCGATCATGGCTATCCAGCATAAGAGCCTGCCTATTTATGGTTTTCAGTATCATCCAGAAAGTATTGGCACGCCAGATGGCTTGTCGTCTATCAAGAATTTTATCGACTTAGTAAAGTAA
- the trpC gene encoding indole-3-glycerol phosphate synthase TrpC, translating to MSKEFLPTILKQKEQEVAAMSYEELQPLRSTYSLYDYLKSHPQELQLIAEVKKASPSLGDINLGVDIVEQARTYERCGAAMISVLTDEIFFKGHLDYLREISSQVTIPTLNKDFIIDEKQIVRARNAGATVILLIVAALSEKRLQELYDFATGLGLEVLVETHNLAELEIAHRIGAQIIGVNNRNLVTFETDINTSLQLSAHFKDDRVYVSESAIFSKEDAELVAPYFHAVLVGTALMQAEDVAEKIKELKIDKG from the coding sequence ATGAGCAAAGAATTTCTTCCGACCATTCTAAAGCAAAAAGAGCAGGAAGTGGCGGCTATGTCCTATGAAGAGCTGCAGCCCCTGCGCTCGACCTATTCTCTCTATGATTATCTTAAAAGCCATCCTCAAGAGCTGCAGCTGATTGCTGAGGTTAAAAAAGCCAGCCCAAGTCTAGGAGATATTAATCTCGGTGTGGATATTGTTGAGCAGGCTCGCACCTATGAACGATGCGGTGCAGCTATGATTTCGGTCCTGACAGATGAGATTTTCTTCAAAGGACATCTGGATTACCTGAGAGAGATTTCCAGTCAAGTGACCATTCCAACCCTCAATAAGGACTTTATCATTGATGAAAAGCAGATTGTTCGCGCCCGTAATGCCGGAGCGACGGTTATTCTTCTGATTGTGGCTGCCTTGTCTGAAAAGCGGCTGCAAGAACTCTATGATTTTGCGACGGGGTTAGGCTTGGAAGTTCTGGTCGAAACCCATAATCTGGCGGAGCTGGAAATTGCCCATAGAATAGGAGCACAGATAATCGGTGTCAATAACCGCAATCTAGTTACTTTTGAAACAGATATCAATACAAGTCTCCAGCTGTCTGCCCATTTCAAAGATGACAGGGTTTACGTATCTGAGTCCGCTATTTTCAGCAAGGAAGATGCTGAGCTGGTAGCTCCTTATTTCCATGCGGTTTTAGTCGGAACAGCCCTGATGCAGGCTGAGGATGTGGCAGAAAAAATCAAGGAGCTGAAAATTGACAAAGGTTAA
- a CDS encoding SepM family pheromone-processing serine protease has translation MKRIKKFILPTVIGVTIAFFIAALYVRLPYYIEVPGGAEDVRQVLLVDNKADKEAGSYNFVTVGVEQATFAHLVYAWLTPFTDIYSAKDMTGGSTDEEFNRINQFYMETSQNMAKYQGLTTAGKEIKMDYLGVYVLQVADNSTFKGVLNIADTVTGVNDKTFESSEELVKYVNSQKLGDKIKVTFQEDGQEKSETGKVIKLENGKNGIGISLIDRTEVSSNIPITFSTEGIGGPSAGLMFSLAIYTQLADPTLRDGRDIAGTGSISREGEVGEIGGINKKVVSAAQSGADIFFAPNNELTEEEKKLSPNGKNNYQTALETAKKIKTDMKIVPVKTLQDAIDYLKKNK, from the coding sequence ATGAAAAGAATTAAGAAGTTTATATTGCCGACGGTCATTGGCGTCACTATTGCCTTTTTTATAGCAGCTCTTTACGTTCGTCTGCCTTATTATATAGAAGTTCCTGGTGGTGCCGAGGATGTTCGTCAGGTCTTGCTGGTTGATAATAAGGCCGACAAGGAAGCGGGTTCCTACAACTTTGTGACGGTCGGAGTAGAGCAGGCAACCTTTGCTCATCTGGTCTATGCTTGGCTGACCCCTTTTACAGATATTTATTCTGCCAAGGATATGACGGGTGGCTCCACGGATGAAGAGTTCAATCGGATCAACCAATTTTACATGGAAACATCACAAAATATGGCTAAATATCAAGGGTTGACAACGGCTGGTAAAGAGATCAAAATGGACTATCTGGGAGTTTATGTCTTGCAGGTGGCTGATAACTCAACCTTCAAGGGAGTTCTCAATATTGCTGATACGGTAACTGGTGTCAATGATAAGACATTTGAAAGCTCTGAGGAGCTGGTTAAGTATGTCAACTCGCAGAAGCTTGGGGATAAAATCAAGGTGACTTTCCAAGAAGATGGTCAGGAGAAATCAGAAACTGGTAAGGTTATCAAGTTGGAGAACGGTAAGAACGGGATTGGGATTAGTCTGATAGACCGGACGGAAGTCAGCAGTAATATTCCGATTACATTTTCAACTGAGGGTATCGGCGGTCCTAGTGCTGGTCTCATGTTCAGTCTCGCTATTTATACCCAGTTGGCTGATCCGACCCTTCGTGACGGCCGCGATATTGCAGGGACCGGCAGCATCAGCCGAGAAGGCGAAGTTGGTGAAATCGGCGGAATCAATAAGAAAGTCGTTTCAGCGGCCCAAAGCGGAGCAGACATCTTCTTTGCACCGAACAATGAACTTACAGAGGAAGAGAAAAAGCTTTCTCCTAATGGGAAAAACAACTACCAAACGGCTCTGGAGACAGCCAAGAAGATTAAAACGGATATGAAAATTGTTCCAGTTAAAACGCTGCAGGACGCCATTGACTATCTGAAAAAGAACAAGTAA
- a CDS encoding phosphoribosylanthranilate isomerase, translated as MTKVKICGLSTASAVETACKAGADYIGFVFAESRRRVSLEQAQKLAALVPPAVRKVGVFVSPSLAELQEAISVANLDLVQIHGDFNEDLLSEIGRPVIRAYQVKGALKGVSQQADYLLFDAPLAGSGQTFDWQAFDKGQIHQPFFIAGGLNAGNVREAIQHFAPYAVDVSSGVETDGQKDLEKIKEFIERVKDGI; from the coding sequence TTGACAAAGGTTAAGATTTGCGGCTTATCAACGGCCAGCGCTGTGGAAACGGCATGCAAGGCTGGTGCGGATTACATTGGATTTGTCTTTGCTGAGAGCCGTCGGAGGGTCAGTTTGGAGCAAGCTCAGAAGCTAGCTGCCTTGGTGCCGCCTGCTGTCCGAAAGGTAGGAGTTTTCGTCTCTCCGAGCTTGGCAGAGCTGCAGGAAGCTATTTCGGTGGCAAATCTGGATTTGGTGCAGATTCATGGCGATTTTAATGAAGATCTTCTGTCTGAGATCGGCCGGCCGGTTATTCGAGCTTATCAGGTCAAGGGTGCGTTAAAAGGAGTCAGCCAACAAGCGGACTACCTGCTCTTTGATGCACCACTTGCTGGTAGTGGTCAGACCTTTGACTGGCAAGCTTTTGATAAAGGTCAAATCCATCAGCCCTTCTTTATCGCCGGTGGTTTGAATGCAGGAAATGTTCGAGAAGCTATTCAGCACTTCGCTCCTTACGCAGTTGATGTCTCAAGCGGGGTCGAAACTGACGGCCAGAAGGACTTAGAAAAGATAAAAGAATTTATAGAAAGAGTGAAAGATGGCATATAA
- the trpD gene encoding anthranilate phosphoribosyltransferase, with the protein MKEIIAKLADFKDLSSAEMTDVIERIVTGRVTESQIVAFLLGLKMKGETIKERTALAQVMRGHAKQIPTTIRTAMDNCGTGGDKSFSFNVSTTAAFVLAGGGIKMAKHGNRSISSKSGSADVLEALGINLDLDAASLGKIFEQTGIVFLFAKNMHPAMKYIMPARLSLGIPTIMNLTGPLIHPMSLETQLLGTSRPDMLESTAEVLKNMGRKRAVVVSGPDGLDEAGLHGRTQYALLENGQISLHSFLPSDIGMEEIPLEAIRGGNAKENAEILLSVLQNQVSPYLETTVLNAGLGFYANGKSDSVEEGIALARQVIASGAAYEKLKQLQEYQK; encoded by the coding sequence ATGAAAGAGATTATTGCAAAACTAGCTGATTTTAAGGATTTAAGCAGCGCTGAGATGACAGATGTGATTGAGCGTATTGTCACCGGACGGGTGACAGAGTCCCAAATTGTAGCCTTCTTGCTGGGGCTCAAGATGAAGGGGGAGACGATTAAGGAACGAACTGCTTTGGCTCAGGTAATGCGAGGCCATGCTAAGCAGATTCCAACCACTATTCGCACTGCCATGGACAATTGCGGTACGGGTGGGGACAAGTCTTTCAGCTTCAATGTTTCGACTACAGCAGCTTTTGTACTGGCAGGTGGCGGGATTAAGATGGCTAAGCACGGCAATCGCTCCATTTCTTCTAAGTCGGGCTCAGCTGATGTGTTAGAAGCTCTGGGTATCAATCTAGACTTGGATGCTGCTAGCTTGGGCAAGATTTTTGAGCAGACAGGTATCGTCTTTCTTTTTGCAAAGAATATGCATCCAGCCATGAAATACATCATGCCAGCACGTCTTAGCTTAGGCATTCCCACAATCATGAATCTAACTGGCCCCCTTATCCATCCCATGAGTCTAGAAACTCAGCTTTTGGGGACCAGCCGGCCGGATATGTTAGAGAGCACAGCAGAGGTTTTAAAAAATATGGGGCGTAAGCGCGCAGTAGTCGTGTCGGGTCCAGATGGTTTGGACGAGGCGGGTCTTCATGGCCGTACCCAGTATGCTCTGCTGGAAAATGGGCAAATCAGCCTGCACAGCTTTCTGCCATCAGATATTGGCATGGAAGAAATACCTCTTGAAGCGATTCGTGGAGGCAATGCCAAGGAAAATGCAGAAATTCTGCTATCTGTCCTGCAAAATCAAGTCAGCCCCTATCTAGAAACGACAGTTCTGAATGCGGGATTGGGCTTCTACGCTAATGGGAAATCAGACAGCGTAGAAGAAGGAATAGCTTTAGCCCGCCAAGTGATTGCCAGTGGTGCAGCCTATGAAAAACTCAAGCAGCTACAGGAGTATCAAAAATGA
- a CDS encoding VanZ family protein has product MFSLKNYLTSAGELTAKGRRLLAWGSWLYFLMLCILCFIPQVPEPGMETPGIQYFGRIVVLLIPFNSFVNIGEITSWIQLVKVFIQNLANIFLLSPLIFQLLWLFPKLRKTKKIVWLSFGMSLSIEVTQILLDLLINANRVFEIDDLWTNTLGGYLAWRAFQLGRKIWKNR; this is encoded by the coding sequence ATGTTCAGCCTTAAGAACTATCTGACTTCAGCCGGTGAGCTGACTGCTAAGGGACGGAGATTGCTGGCATGGGGGAGCTGGCTCTATTTCTTGATGCTTTGCATTCTGTGCTTTATTCCTCAAGTTCCAGAGCCGGGAATGGAAACGCCGGGGATCCAGTATTTTGGTCGAATAGTGGTTTTGTTAATCCCTTTTAATTCCTTTGTCAATATTGGAGAGATTACTTCTTGGATCCAGCTGGTCAAGGTCTTTATCCAAAATCTAGCCAATATCTTCTTGCTGTCGCCCTTAATTTTTCAGTTGCTTTGGCTCTTTCCGAAATTGCGGAAGACAAAGAAGATTGTATGGCTGAGCTTTGGGATGAGTCTGTCTATCGAAGTGACTCAGATTCTGCTGGACCTTCTTATCAATGCCAATCGAGTCTTTGAGATTGATGATCTCTGGACCAATACTTTGGGTGGGTATCTGGCTTGGCGGGCTTTTCAGCTTGGTCGAAAAATCTGGAAAAATCGTTAA
- the trpE gene encoding anthranilate synthase component I produces MQKILPADILSPILAYMRIQGDHKVILESIPRDSETARFSILAYNPVFEVRYENGQLTKNGQVIKADPLDYLHELAVKKAHHSDLPFGGGAIGFVGYDMISLYEEIGQIPADVIGTPDMHFFVYESYMVFDHKKDKVYIVEEALYSDRSEADLAARLERIMAELAQPAADEFSPLELSSLNFQSHIEQTAFEKMVEEARSLIRQGDMFQCVLSQRFSAEYSGKPLDYYRNLRVTNPSNYLYFYDFGDYQIIGASPESLVSVKQGQVTTNPIAGTRPRGKDEREDKALAEELLADEKEVAEHRMLVDLGRNDIGKIAQNNSVEVTKYMEVEYFRYVMHLTSVVRGQLLPQLTAMDALKSTLPAGTVSGAPKIRAMKRIYELEQEKRGVYAGAIGYLSATGDMDFAIAIRTMILKNGRAYVQAGAGIVYDSIPTNEYQETINKAKSMTKIGEMQ; encoded by the coding sequence ATGCAAAAGATTTTACCAGCTGATATTTTATCGCCGATTCTGGCTTATATGCGGATTCAGGGCGACCACAAGGTGATTTTGGAAAGTATTCCAAGAGATAGCGAGACAGCTCGCTTTTCTATCCTAGCTTATAACCCAGTCTTTGAAGTTCGCTATGAAAATGGCCAGCTAACAAAGAATGGGCAAGTAATCAAGGCAGATCCCTTGGACTATCTGCATGAGTTGGCAGTAAAGAAAGCTCATCATTCAGACTTGCCTTTTGGTGGTGGAGCCATCGGTTTTGTTGGCTATGATATGATTTCCCTCTATGAGGAGATTGGCCAGATTCCAGCTGATGTGATTGGGACGCCGGACATGCACTTTTTCGTCTATGAGAGTTACATGGTTTTTGACCATAAAAAAGACAAGGTCTATATCGTTGAGGAGGCGCTCTACAGTGATAGGAGCGAAGCTGATTTGGCTGCTAGGCTGGAGAGGATTATGGCTGAGCTGGCGCAGCCAGCAGCAGATGAATTTTCACCACTGGAACTGTCCAGTTTGAACTTCCAGAGTCATATCGAGCAGACGGCTTTTGAAAAAATGGTGGAAGAAGCGCGTAGCTTGATTCGGCAGGGCGACATGTTCCAATGTGTGCTCAGTCAGCGGTTTTCAGCAGAATATTCTGGTAAACCACTAGATTACTATCGCAATCTGCGCGTGACCAATCCTTCCAACTATCTCTACTTTTATGACTTCGGAGATTATCAGATTATCGGAGCTAGCCCAGAGAGTCTAGTCTCTGTCAAGCAGGGTCAGGTTACGACCAATCCTATTGCTGGAACCAGACCGCGTGGGAAGGATGAAAGAGAAGATAAAGCCTTGGCAGAGGAGTTGCTGGCTGACGAGAAGGAAGTGGCGGAACACCGCATGTTAGTTGATTTGGGGCGTAATGATATTGGTAAAATCGCCCAGAATAACAGCGTGGAAGTCACTAAGTACATGGAAGTGGAGTATTTCCGCTATGTCATGCACCTGACAAGTGTAGTTCGTGGTCAGCTTCTGCCTCAACTGACAGCCATGGATGCACTCAAGTCGACCCTGCCGGCCGGTACTGTCTCGGGCGCGCCTAAGATTCGAGCTATGAAGCGAATTTATGAGCTGGAGCAGGAAAAACGTGGCGTTTATGCGGGGGCTATCGGCTATCTGTCTGCGACAGGTGATATGGATTTTGCCATCGCTATTCGGACCATGATTTTGAAAAATGGCAGAGCTTACGTTCAAGCTGGAGCGGGTATTGTTTATGACTCGATCCCTACTAATGAATACCAAGAAACCATCAATAAGGCCAAATCAATGACCAAGATAGGAGAGATGCAATGA